In bacterium, the DNA window CCCAAAGGTCGTTTTAAGCATATTTCGTACGGCGTGCATTCCCATTCGAAATGGATTTTTGATCATATAATTTTTAGCAATATATTCAGCAACATTAGACTCTTCGATATCAAATAACGGCCGACCAACGAAATCTTGCTCGGCAAGCAGAGCAGCTGCATAATCTTTTTGAATAATGCTTTGCGCTTGCTGATAAGAAACATCTCGCACTTCCATGCACAAACGAGCTGCCACATGGTTTAAAAAATGGACACCAGAAAGTGTATGAAAAAAAATATAACCAGTCAGTATATAATTACGCACCAACCAGGGAAGCACAACAACAAACCAACTCAAAAATAATCCAAGCATGCACATCATTTTTTGATACAAAGATTGGCCCGTCATGAAAAAAAATAACAATAAAGATGATGCCAAGACAAAATGCCCAACCGGCCGAATAAGCGACGCAATGCCTAAAAAAAAACCGGCGCCAATAATTATACGCAAAGAATAATCACGTAAGCTTGTAATAAAAAAAATAAGAAACAGCAAAAAAAATATCAGAAATAAACTTTCCGTCATCACAAGGCCTGAAAAAATCAGCAAGCCAGGATGCACTACGCCCACCAAAGCAGCAATTAAAGCAACCGTTAGATTGCCAGGAAACAACGCAAGAGATAAAAAAAATAATAACAGAGAAATAAAACTTGCCAGCACAATTTGTACCAACAATGCCCCGTGCGGCCCCGTTCCCCAAATTTTATAGCACGCGGCCAAAAAGAAAGAATATCCCGGCAACCGATAAAACTGTGCTGCGCCACCACCATGCGTAATACCCTGACCGTTGCTTATTGAAAGCGCCAACTCATGGTAATGTCCAGCATCGTAAGCAAGCTCGCACGAATTATTATCCAAAAAAATATAAAAAAAAATAAGTCGCACAATTAAAGAAAAAATAAAAACAATCGTTAAAAAAAGCGATTGTTGTTTAATGTTGTTCATGAAAAAAATGAGACTTTATAGCACCAAAAAAATACAACCAAAAATGCCAGGCAAACAGCATAATAAACGGCTCAATTGGCAACCGCATACGTGCATACCCGCCAGCCAAAGCGATAACTATAAAAAATTTCATAAACGGGACCACCCTGGCCGTAACACACAGCAGCGAAATACGTCGCTTTACAAAAGCAGCCAAGAAAAACAACATACAACCAAGCCACATAAACAACAGACTAACAATGTCTATCAAAATGACCGCACGAAGCCACAACTTGTCGGTTGCAGGAAACAAGTAGCGCTTAATCATCGAACACAACGATCGACTTGATGAAAAATAATCAAACTCAGGTCGGCCAGATTCTAAATACAAAAGTTCGGCAGAATACAATGAAAAAGTAGTTCGAAAGATATCGGTCAGCCATAATTTAAGTACCGTTAGGGGATACTGTTTAAAGTAACTAATCGCAAGCTTTTCTTGTATAACACAATGCTCAAATTCATTAGGAAAACGATGATGCTCTTTGTTAAAAGCATGCTCACGTTTTTGTACTTTTTTATGAATTACTTTGCGGGCTTGCTCATAAGAAATGTCACACTCCTGCGCAATAACACGCGCCACAGAAAAATATAAAAAATGACCACCAGGCAACGAATGAAAAAAAAGATGCCCCATCAGCATGTAATTACGCACAAGCCAAAACGAAACAGGTACTAACCACGCCATGATAAAAAAAAGACTTTTTGCGCATTTTTCACGCCAATAATCATGCGAAAACAAAATCAAAAGGACTGCAAGCGGCAACAAATAATGACCCACCGGCCGCACTAACGAAGCACACCCTAAAAATAGGCCCGCCCACACCAGATACTGAAAAACTTGCTGCCGATCTTTAAAAATTTGTTTATCTGCACGCGTTATCATAAGCATCTGCTCAACATCATCCCCATACATTTTTTCATAAAGCTCTATAAACGGCGTACTCGTGCAAACAGGGTTTGGTAAGTACAAGTTGCCAGGATACTGATTTAGTCTCATTTTTTCATATGATACCCAGCCCGTTTCAGGACTTGGGCAAAAAAAGAGATGGCAAACTGGCATAAAAAAAAGTATGAATAACAAAAAGAAAAAGAGAAATAATGTCTCAGTCATAAAAAAACCACTATACAAAATAAGTCCAAAATGCACCGCGCTGTATAAAGAGGCTATCCGCGCCAATAATAAAAATTTTGGAAACAAAGCTAAGCTCAGTAAAAAAATTAAAAGCGGCAATAAGCTTGCGATAAAAACTTGCAACCAAAGCACTGTTGTTTTTTCATGCCCAAAAAGGGAATAAACAGCTGCCACAAAAAGAGGATATCCTGGAACTCGATAAAAAACTGGCGAACCATCAGTTTTAGAAATACCCTGACGGTGAGCAATACTGGTAGCAACGCAATGATACGTTGCAGAATCAACCTGCCAAAAGCGATTTTCTTTGCTTAAATAACAACCAAAGACCAATGCCCTCACCAACAACGAAAACATAAAAAGAATCGTCAGAAAATTTTTTTCTTTTTTGATTATCGCTATCATACCGTCCTCCGCTTTAGGATTACACTACCTCACGCTTAGCATGAACAGGTTCAGTGGTTGAAGCACTGATACGTATCTTTTCCCACGCCAACGCCGATGACAAAATAGTTGATAAATCTGAATACTTCGGTTTCCAACCCAAAACTTTTTTTATTTTTGTTGGGTCTGCAAGTAAAATTTCAGCATCTCCAGCTCGGCGAGCTTGAATGTAAACTTTTGCTTTTTTATTGCACAAACATTGCGCCGCATCAATCACTTGTTGCACGGTGTACCCACACCCGGTACCAAGATTAAAAACATCAGACAGCTGCCCATTATTCAAATAAGATAGTGCCAAAGCATGCGCTTGCGCTATATCGGCAACGTGAATATAATCTCGCAAACAAGTCCCGTCTGGCGTATTATAATCATTCCCAAATATCGTAACCGGCTCATCATACGCAATTGCATGGAGCAATCGTGGAATCAAATGCGTTTCGGGCTGGTGATGCTCTCCCAACGACACCTCGGGCAGCGCTCCTGCAGCATTAAAATACCGTAATGAAACATACCGTAAATCATACGCCGCTGCATAATCTTGCAGCGCCCACTCAACCATCAGCTTGTTACGACCATAAGGACTGACCGGAACCGTTGGATGCGTTTCGTCCATTGGCGTGCGCACGGGGTTGCCATACACAGCACAACTTGAAGAAAAGACAAATTTATTGATACCATGCTCGAGCATAAGCCTGAGCAGTTGAAAAACCTTACCAACATTATTTTCATAAAAGTCGGCCGGTCGCGTAACGGATTCGCCAACTTCAATAAAAGCAGCAAAATGCATTACAGCGTGAATAGAATGGTTTTTAAAGATAGTAGTAAGAATTTTTTGGTCGGCAAAATCGCCACGAATGACCGTAGCCCACAAAGGATTAAAAGCTTGGTGCTGCACAAAAGAATCTAAAATAACAACGTGATAGCCTTGCTCGACCAAGAGATGCGCGGTGTGAGAGCCAATGTAGCCCGCCCCACCAGTCAACAAAATTGACTTCTTCATCTCGCTCTCCTTATTCTATTTCAAGAACTCGTGATAAAAAGAGCCTACTAGATTTTTTTATAAAGGCAAAAAAATAACTATTTCGAATCAATAAATTCAACTCTTGGCTCGCAATCAGCAATAATATCAATCACATCCTCTAGACCATATAAGCAAAAATGCTTAAGCGAGGCCATATCCCCGACCCCATGCAGCTGCTCTGATACCCACGATAAATATTCTGAATCAATAACTTGAAAAAAATCACACTTAGTATAAAAATCGCTACCATACCTTTGCTTAAGCATATGCAAAGTATGCATTCTGAAAGTCTCATAAGTATATCTATACGCCACCACCGATCCCTCGAAGATAATACGTATCTTTTTTGCATTTCCTTCCATATCCGACAATACAATCTCTAAAACTTCTTCTACATCAATAATACAATCCAATAGATACCTTTTAGGCGCCACCTCAAGAGGTTTCCATTGCTGCCATGTCTCATTTACCATTGTAACCCTTTATTTATTCACCAATAAATTCGATTTGTGGCTCTTGAGCCACAATAACATCAACTATAAAATTTAGACCTTTAAAACAAAAATGTTGCCAACACATATAATCTGCAAAGGTACATGACTGTTCTGAAAGCCACTGTTGATAAGCCGAATTGGTTATTTTAAAAAAACCACATTCATTGCTTTCTTTTTGAAAACTTTCAAGAGCATGTTCTTGCACATCACGTTTGGTTTTTCTATAAGCATCTGAACAATTTTCAAAAACAATCCGAATCTTATCGTTCCTATTCGCAGCATCTGATAAAAGAATCTCTAATGTTTCTAAATTATTAACAATACTGTCTACATAATATTTTACAGGTAAGCCACTCATTGGCTCCCATTTTTTCCATTGTTCGCTCATAGTATGTACCTTTTATTTAACACCATAACGTATCTTCAATGACGTACCAGTAACACGATCATAAATCTCCAGCGTTGCCCTTGAATCTGAACTCTCAGGACGCACATTTACGATTCTACCATCTGATAATGTACCAATTTTTATGCGCCCACGATCTTCAATATCCTTTAACTCCAATTTTTCAAAATCTTCGTCCGCTTCAGGCATCCCGCCAGGCTTTTCAAACTGAGGTGATCTGTCCTTAGTTGATCTGGCATCAGGCTTTAGCACTGGCTTAGCCTCTTTCAAAATATCTTTAACTGCTTCTTCTGCTTTTTCCTTTCCTTTGGCTTTATCTTCATTCGTTGCTACTTCTGGGATTCCGTCCTCTTTATTTTCTTTTGTTTGTTGATCGGTATCAATGTTAAAATATTCATAATTATGCTCAGCATTGGTAAATTTCTCGAATAATTTTATGGTATGATCACGAATCCTGACATCATCATGAACAGTAGAAAAAGATAGATTCAGCCGTTGCTTATCATCTACCAAACCATATCCATCAATCGTTTCAATATCAAAAAATGATGTATATTGATGGACTTTATTGGTATTAAAATAGCCGTCATAGTTTTCCAAACAAAAACCAATAAGCGCACCAATTACCACACCACCAACCAGACCAATGGGTCCGAAATACCCACCAATACGCCCGCCAGAACAAGCACCCCCAAAAGGTACACTAAATCCGATAGTGATAGACCAAGGCAACGCTACATTGTGGGTCAAAACAAAATATTTTCCTACAAAAAAATTATGGTGCTTACTAACTTCTAAGACATAAACCCTTAGTGGCTTTTTGGCCAACTCTACCCGAGTAATTGGTATCAATCCTTCTGAATCACTTTTTAGTACATCGCCTACTTTTAACTGGTACGCTGGCTTCCAAGAATTATTGAGAGGAAGATAAAACTCCTGGGCAGGGGTGCACAAAAGATCAGCACAAGATTCCAACCCATGATCAAAACCAATGCGCATATAACAGTTTGATTCACTTTCGCCTACTGCTCTTATATAACCAGACGTACAGCGATTTTTCTTGAAACAATGACAAACAATTTTCTTGTTTTTTGAAACTTTTTTAGCAATATCTGAAATATTTTTTGAACCATGCCAATTCTTGATTGGTGTATCAGCACCAAAGCCATGCCCACAAAGCACCCCTGGCACACTCAAAAAAATAATCATTACATAACGAAAAAGAATCGTTGAAAAAACCATGATGCTACTCTCTTTTTTAAAATATCGACTCCAAAATTCCCCCCGACGGTATCATGAAAGAAGCTTGAAAGCAATCAAAAACCAAGGATATTGATTTGCTTTGCAATATACCATTTGAATTTTTAACGATTTGTAGTACTTTTTATACAAAGAAGGCCTTATTAATACGCTTGAACAAGGAATGCTATGATTACTCGTGTCCGTGGAACTGAAGATCATCTCGATCTCACACTGTACAACTTTATTGTCAGTACTACCCAGGAACATTTTGGTCGTCACAATTTTAATCAAATTAGCACGCCCATCCTTGAACATACACAGCTCTTTGTCCATTCATTAGGAACTTCAACTGACGTTGTTTCAAAAGAAATGTACATCATTGA includes these proteins:
- a CDS encoding glycosyltransferase family 39 protein, translated to MNNIKQQSLFLTIVFIFSLIVRLIFFYIFLDNNSCELAYDAGHYHELALSISNGQGITHGGGAAQFYRLPGYSFFLAACYKIWGTGPHGALLVQIVLASFISLLLFFLSLALFPGNLTVALIAALVGVVHPGLLIFSGLVMTESLFLIFFLLFLIFFITSLRDYSLRIIIGAGFFLGIASLIRPVGHFVLASSLLLFFFMTGQSLYQKMMCMLGLFLSWFVVVLPWLVRNYILTGYIFFHTLSGVHFLNHVAARLCMEVRDVSYQQAQSIIQKDYAAALLAEQDFVGRPLFDIEESNVAEYIAKNYMIKNPFRMGMHAVRNMLKTTFGLYSSELLVIDSGGQLPAYSSKRTLREMVMRFLKPEINNKKIYAVIYFEMLLFFLLLCGFCGYLFCCFRGLVFGKPVLIALSYSGLFVGLSLACGYARLRFPIEPFLIIFGSYFWFHHVRYIFYGDF
- the galE gene encoding UDP-glucose 4-epimerase GalE; amino-acid sequence: MKKSILLTGGAGYIGSHTAHLLVEQGYHVVILDSFVQHQAFNPLWATVIRGDFADQKILTTIFKNHSIHAVMHFAAFIEVGESVTRPADFYENNVGKVFQLLRLMLEHGINKFVFSSSCAVYGNPVRTPMDETHPTVPVSPYGRNKLMVEWALQDYAAAYDLRYVSLRYFNAAGALPEVSLGEHHQPETHLIPRLLHAIAYDEPVTIFGNDYNTPDGTCLRDYIHVADIAQAHALALSYLNNGQLSDVFNLGTGCGYTVQQVIDAAQCLCNKKAKVYIQARRAGDAEILLADPTKIKKVLGWKPKYSDLSTILSSALAWEKIRISASTTEPVHAKREVV